A section of the Deinococcus aerolatus genome encodes:
- a CDS encoding glycosyltransferase, whose translation MKPAARAYHTFAFAWLAGKAAVLLINAVHFPRLHPQPTPEGGPRVSILIPARDEAPNLPHTLPGVLAQGAAEVIVLDDGSRDGTGDIAAALGARVVRGQPLPPGWFGKPWACQQLSVLASGDILIFTDADVTWHAGALGAVLHELTASGADLLSVQPRQDNRTPGERLLTPLVDAAVLSYFPYPVITLPQAAATIANGQVMAFRRAALERAGGYALVRRDLLEDTQLARRLKARGGRVASALGREAIGVRMYRSYPESVRGFSKNVLPIHLHSRPLLLLSAAAHLAVYMLPWLLPVLGRPVPGARALRVLGVLERTAVALIAGRRTPADLLEGLLGPITPLLALPVYLRAARRRVTWKGRTYPQAGAED comes from the coding sequence GTGAAGCCCGCCGCCCGCGCCTACCACACCTTCGCCTTTGCGTGGCTGGCGGGCAAGGCGGCGGTGCTGCTGATCAACGCCGTGCATTTTCCGCGCCTGCATCCCCAGCCCACCCCGGAGGGTGGCCCCCGTGTGTCCATCCTGATTCCGGCCCGCGATGAGGCCCCCAATCTGCCGCACACCCTGCCCGGCGTGCTGGCACAGGGGGCCGCCGAGGTGATCGTGCTGGACGACGGCAGCCGCGACGGCACGGGGGACATCGCGGCTGCCCTGGGCGCGCGGGTGGTGCGGGGCCAGCCGCTGCCGCCCGGCTGGTTCGGCAAGCCCTGGGCCTGTCAGCAGCTGTCCGTGCTGGCCTCCGGCGACATCCTGATCTTCACCGATGCGGACGTGACGTGGCACGCGGGCGCGCTGGGGGCCGTGCTGCACGAGCTGACAGCCAGCGGCGCCGACCTGCTAAGTGTGCAGCCCCGCCAGGACAACCGCACCCCCGGTGAGCGGCTGCTGACGCCGCTGGTGGACGCCGCCGTGCTGTCGTACTTTCCGTACCCGGTGATCACGCTGCCGCAGGCCGCCGCCACCATCGCCAACGGACAGGTGATGGCCTTTCGCCGGGCGGCGCTGGAGCGGGCCGGGGGCTACGCGCTGGTGCGCCGAGATCTGCTGGAAGATACCCAGCTTGCCCGCCGCCTGAAGGCCCGTGGGGGCCGGGTGGCCTCGGCGCTGGGACGGGAGGCCATCGGCGTGCGGATGTACCGCTCGTACCCCGAATCGGTGCGCGGGTTTTCCAAGAACGTGCTGCCCATCCACCTGCACTCGCGCCCACTGCTGCTGCTGAGCGCAGCGGCCCATCTGGCGGTGTACATGCTGCCGTGGCTGCTGCCTGTGTTGGGGCGGCCGGTGCCGGGGGCGCGGGCGCTGCGCGTCCTGGGGGTGCTGGAACGCACCGCCGTGGCCCTGATCGCGGGGCGGCGCACCCCCGCCGATCTGCTGGAAGGGCTGCTGGGGCCAATCACGCCGCTGCTGGCGCTGCCGGTGTACCTGCGGGCGGCGCGGCGGCGGGTGACGTGGAAGGGACGCACGTACCCGCAGGCGGGAGCGGAGGATTAA
- a CDS encoding lysophospholipid acyltransferase family protein yields the protein MPDRAPWATPVLRHSIRRSLRTGLGGVWLRGSLPPGGAVLAPNHQSWWDGYVMREVAWFAGADFCILTVARQLERFPFLRRVGALEPGRVREAARRARSGAWVTVFPEGAVQPPGGLNTLHPGAAWIARTAGVPLVPVALRVTLRGGQWPEAYLRIGAATTDLAGALAHELSLLDAELAASDPEQPLAGYLRVMAGRAGVSDTVGWPARLLTQVTGDR from the coding sequence GTGCCTGACCGCGCCCCGTGGGCCACGCCGGTGCTGAGGCACAGCATTCGCCGCAGCCTGCGGACCGGGCTGGGCGGCGTGTGGCTGCGCGGTTCGCTGCCGCCCGGCGGCGCGGTGCTGGCCCCCAACCACCAGTCGTGGTGGGACGGCTACGTGATGCGCGAGGTCGCGTGGTTCGCGGGTGCGGACTTCTGCATTCTGACGGTGGCGCGACAACTGGAACGCTTTCCCTTTCTGAGACGCGTGGGCGCGCTGGAGCCGGGGCGGGTACGGGAGGCGGCGCGAAGGGCGCGCAGCGGCGCGTGGGTCACGGTCTTTCCCGAAGGCGCGGTGCAGCCTCCCGGCGGACTGAATACACTGCACCCCGGCGCGGCCTGGATCGCCAGGACGGCGGGCGTGCCCCTGGTTCCGGTGGCCCTGAGGGTGACCCTGCGCGGCGGGCAATGGCCGGAGGCGTACCTGAGAATCGGGGCCGCCACCACCGATCTGGCCGGGGCACTGGCCCATGAGCTGAGCCTGCTGGATGCCGAACTCGCCGCCAGCGATCCGGAACAGCCGCTGGCCGGCTACCTGCGCGTCATGGCTGGGCGGGCGGGCGTCAGCGACACGGTGGGCTGGCCCGCCCGCCTGCTGACGCAGGTCACGGGGGACCGGTGA
- a CDS encoding carotenoid biosynthesis protein has product MPRLSPTLIRSGLAFAALGVAFLGALLVLADQSAGWALIAAGVPLSGLLALAGDALGGGFSRTLQDRTHQLISETCPWMWLIALYAVLHVPVPLWPEGFGVLGLASTAALFVGALLYAAERVGWGRSWLMAGLACGLGLSAEVIGTRTGVPFGLYSYATAPDPLVLGVPLMVPLGWFALTLSGLLLSGGRAWLAGLLLALWDVGLEPLMTAQRYWLWSDPNPLWAGAPLQNFLGWWAVGAGISWVITRIGPEVLRARRGETQISFAVAYPIEAFFLPGGLVLVGRYLEAAVTLLAMGLGLGLARVVRARRA; this is encoded by the coding sequence TTGCCCCGCCTCTCCCCCACCCTTATTCGTTCTGGCCTCGCCTTTGCCGCCCTGGGCGTGGCTTTCTTGGGTGCGCTGCTGGTGCTGGCCGATCAGAGCGCAGGGTGGGCGCTGATCGCCGCTGGCGTGCCGCTCTCCGGCCTGCTGGCACTGGCAGGCGACGCGCTGGGCGGCGGGTTCTCCAGAACACTTCAAGACCGGACACACCAACTGATTTCGGAGACGTGCCCGTGGATGTGGCTGATTGCCCTGTATGCCGTGTTGCACGTCCCCGTACCGCTGTGGCCGGAGGGCTTCGGCGTGCTGGGGTTGGCAAGCACGGCGGCGCTGTTCGTGGGCGCCCTCCTCTACGCCGCCGAGCGTGTGGGCTGGGGCCGCTCGTGGCTGATGGCCGGGCTGGCCTGCGGCCTGGGCCTGAGCGCCGAGGTGATCGGCACCCGCACCGGCGTTCCCTTCGGCCTCTATTCCTACGCCACTGCCCCGGATCCCCTGGTCCTCGGCGTGCCGCTGATGGTACCCCTGGGCTGGTTCGCTCTGACCCTGTCCGGCCTGCTGCTGTCCGGCGGGCGGGCGTGGCTGGCCGGGCTGCTGCTCGCACTCTGGGACGTGGGACTGGAGCCGCTGATGACCGCCCAGCGCTACTGGCTGTGGAGCGACCCGAATCCGCTGTGGGCGGGCGCACCGTTGCAGAACTTCCTGGGGTGGTGGGCGGTGGGCGCCGGGATTTCATGGGTCATCACGCGCATCGGCCCGGAAGTGCTGCGGGCGCGAAGGGGGGAAACCCAGATTAGCTTTGCCGTGGCCTACCCCATCGAGGCCTTTTTCCTCCCCGGCGGTCTGGTGCTGGTGGGCCGGTATCTGGAAGCCGCCGTCACCCTGCTGGCGATGGGGCTGGGGCTGGGGCTGGCCCGCGTGGTGAGGGCAAGGCGTGCCTGA
- a CDS encoding NUDIX domain-containing protein: MRRVGAGVAVLKEGQVLRIRRGDNGLWDVLSGDSESGETLQDTARRELAEETGLSVGVLRSLAVFQHPHTYPDGHVVEWEERVFTAEHPGGEVRAGDDALEAGWAPLNALPCIVSNATASDFAALRQSPPLRQHAGA; the protein is encoded by the coding sequence GTGAGGCGCGTGGGGGCAGGCGTGGCCGTCCTGAAGGAAGGACAGGTGCTGCGGATCCGGCGAGGGGACAATGGTCTATGGGACGTACTGAGCGGAGATTCAGAATCTGGTGAAACCCTGCAGGACACGGCGCGGCGCGAACTGGCCGAGGAAACCGGCCTGAGCGTCGGCGTCCTGCGTTCGCTGGCCGTGTTCCAGCATCCCCACACCTACCCAGATGGCCACGTGGTGGAGTGGGAAGAGCGCGTTTTTACCGCCGAACACCCAGGCGGCGAAGTGCGGGCAGGCGACGACGCGCTGGAGGCAGGTTGGGCGCCGTTAAACGCCCTGCCGTGCATCGTTTCAAATGCGACAGCCAGCGACTTCGCGGCGTTGCGACAGAGCCCACCCCTGCGCCAGCACGCTGGAGCCTGA